The region ACCGAGAGAGGAGGAAGTGAGGCGACCAAGAAAGCCGAAGCGAAGGGGATATTTTGAAGAGGATGTACTTTCTTTGTTAAATGAAACAAAGTCGAGGTTGACTAATATTGAAACATCTATCTAAGAGATTAAACGAGAACAACGAAGGTCACATCGCTGATGGAAGGCTTGTTTCGGCACCTTGGGAGCACATGATCCTTTACCTCCACATACATCGGAgaattaaggttagtaacaaacaaattattttgattatttcataTCTGTCTGCTGTCATGCATTAAAATGTTATTAGTTGGTTTATGTCATTCATTTGGTTTCAGGGCATTACTTTTCTTCCTGAACCAATCTGTTTTCCAAATTGCAGATAAGGTGGGTGGCTGCTGTATAATTGCATAGCTGTTTCTAAATGTCTAATTCTGGATATGCTGTTTTGAAGACTTGGAGATGCAGTTTTTAAGACGTGGAGCTGAAATTGTATTGTTGATTATGGATTTGGTATTTTTAATTtggaggtttatgtatttgaacacgagtaggtttaattgtgataaaATCATGTGTTATTAGTAGGTCTGAAATGTTATTATCAAGAGTGAATATTAACAGGTCTGAATGCTATTATCAAGTTTGAATATTAATAGGTCTGAATGCTATtatataaaaagtttgaatatTAACAGGCCTGAATTAATGTTAATAATTATGCGTTTGAGAACTTTAGTAGGTCAAAAATAAAAGTGGTCACATTCGtgattttaaactaaaaaaaatactcaACACTTGTTAATTCTGGATCATTgtacactaatatttttttgtaaaaatttaaaatttaagtttattAAATTGTTATCAATTAGGATAGCTAGATGACTTTTATTGACTAAGTTTTCttataaagaaaaagaataaaaagtgataaatttaaatatttatgaataaaaaatatatgtaattaatttcttacatcggtctttaagcttttatttttcggttgagacgattttttaatatttaaatatttaaatatttaaatttgttaatatatTAGGATATGATctagataattatatttttttgctaatttgtttcataaaatttagtgtcacattattaaatgtataaactTTATTGATGGATAAAGGACCAGAACAAGGGACAAGACTCACTACAACGACCCTAAATATGGACCCAGAGACTGATCTATTCaggtccctgacccagtacgcaGCTATAACAGCTGAAGATATCAAGATAACACCGAAATCCCTTAAGATCAGGGATAGAGACGAATCTCAAAGAGATAACTGAGACTAATAGAGAAACAATACTATTATGATACAAAGACTatgcaatatatatatagacgaaGCCTAAGCCAGGTAACTTTCATATTCACTTCTCATCATTACTTTCACTGAGACCTCATCAgagactgacttaggcatcggagggtgttcgagccaacaccggctcgaatccttctaacctgttgatcttagcaggtgggagctcagcgacaatagtgacaacgacgatcatcaaaaccatcatttggcgccgtctgtgggaacgacATTTGTTTCTAATATAAGTTTTAATCTTGGTTTTGAAGACGGAATGGAGGGAAGAGAAGAACCACCACCGCCGGGGGTGGTCGTGACAACAGCAGGCTTACCAGCAAGCGGTGGTCCGATCATCCCATCCCTGATGCCCGAAGGAGGAATCAAAATTAACGTTCCGATATCCAGTGGAACCATACCAGCAACCACGGGAGTCGCGTACGACATCACACCACCACCCATGATGAGAAACGTTCAGGGCATACACCCACTGAGGAACACAACCTCACCGTGGGGATATTATACTCCACAATATCAGCCACCTATGACCTATTAGCAACAGGTAGGAGGATGGTATCCAGGTTGTTATCCGTGGAATTAACCTAACCAACCAGGGTATCCGCGACCCGTCCAGCCTATTCCCTTCCCGTCCCTAGACACAGAAGGAACAGTGACGTCAACGGCGCAGATACCCACATATGTACCCCAGGGGGTGCCTATGCCACCCCTCTATCATGAGGCAGTAATGAAAAGCATCAATGACTTCCAGGACCACCTGATAGGACTGGCAAGAGATCAAGAGAAATTCGCAGAAAAGCAAAACCAGGGAGTTGACGTAGGGACCAGACGTGGAAAGGATCCCCCAGTCACTAAGGCAAAAGAAAGAGGAAATGCACCGAGAAGAGGACAATCAGAGCCCATACTATAAAAGGAGAAGGAGGGGCTAGACAAGGGACCAGGAGCAGTCCCGCTCCTGGGAGATAAGACAGCCCAGGAGAAGGTCGCAGAAGCAGCGGTGCGGAATAGCGGTCGAATTCATGTAATTGAAGACGACAAATCAAAAGGAACCAAGATGCCAGGGAAGCACAACAAGGACGCAGAAAGCCATTCATCCAACAAGAGGAGAGGAGCAGACGAAAGGAGCAACATTGACGAGAATATTAAAAACGCCATGAAGAAATATCAGAAAGAAGGCAAGGGAGCAGAGGAGGAGTGAGAGGACGAAGATTCCCCACTCAACTCAGAGATACAGTCGGTAAGGTTCCCTTCAAGGTTTAAATTACCAACTTTTGAGCCTTTTGATGGAACAGGAGATCCAAAAAGCCACATCTCAAAGTTCAAGACGATCATGATGCTACAAGATGTGACTGATCCCATGCTCTGTAGAGTGTTCCCTGTGACGTTAAAAGCATCGGCGCAAAAATGGTACTCATGTCTTAAGGCAGGGTCAATAAGTTCCTTCTCCGACTTAGCATCAGCGTTCAAAGCAAGGTTCAGAACAAATATCCCCATGCAGAAGAGTTCCAGCGACTTAAGGAAGTGCAAGCAAGGAGAGAAGGAGACCCTCAAAAATTTCGTAGAAAGATTCAACAAGGAAGCAGTGCAAATCGAAAACCTGAAACATGACACAGCCATCGAAGCAATGAAAATGGGAACAAAGTTTGAAGAACTCCGTGACAAGATCCTGATGAAAAAGCCGACCACCTTTCAAGACTTAATGCTGATCGCTCATAAATATGTGGAACTAGACGAAGCCCGAAGAACCCTCACGAAACAACATGAGCACACCAAGCAGGATAGTTCCAGATATCGAGGGAAGAAGGAGGAAGAACGGCCACAGACTCAGCGATATGGCGCAGGGCATAGACCCTACGATTTCACCCCGTTGAATAAAGCCCCAGTATACATACTCAGCTAGATGAAACAGAACCGAGAAATGTTCAACACACCCCGGAAGATGGACCCGGACATCCAGAGAGACAAGAGCAAATACTGTCGCTTCCATGAGGGCTATGGCCACGACACGGACAGATGTTGGGACCTTAAAAGAGAAATAGAGCAGCTAATCCAGTCTGGACTCTTGAAGAAGTTTGTCAACGACAGACCCGGAGACAAAAGAAAAGGGGAGTCAACAGAAAAAGAGGAACAAAACAAGAAGCAGAAAGAGGTCGCAGGCGTAGTAAACGTGATAGAAGGAGGAGAGCCCTACAACAATaatcagaaaaagaaaagaaacagaaGAGGGTCGGCCACGGTGTTCGCAATTGAAAGAGAAGTAATCCCAGAGatatgataggagtaaaattactcctatattcCGAGTCGTTTCTAAGCGTATTTAATCACTTTTATCGTATTATGCatacattatttagtatttttatgctttatggtgtgtgttagtgtttcaaggattatttagtgattatggagcattttgagcaataaagagtataaatcgtggattagatcgaggtcgtgaagcttgggaatgaagaaagcacatttgcacACATGAAAATCTGACCCCGGCGCATTCATTGGCAATTTTGGAGCAGATAATGACTTCAAATgactttatgttcttcataagaaataaagtagacatcctaagctttccagcggttcaagaaccgactcatttggagttttctacatcgagttatgaagtttttaaGTTAGTAGTTTCGCAGCTGAAATTGTGTCTCGAACGGGAAAGAGTGTCCCGAACGAGAGCTTTGCTCTCGGTTACAAGTTTTTCGAACGTAACCTaggttcccgttcgagaccaTGTGAAAATTGGCTGTGTCTCGAACGGAACCAAGGGCTTCCCGAACGAGACAAGAGTAAAACACGCAtgcttcaggatttgatttggactgaaattcttcctcaactcacaattacaactcctattacaaattgatttgcaatacgaattagaagactccggaactcctcctactatataaagaccttgtattAGCCTCAATTTAACATATAGATTAGACATTAGATTAGAGTAGTTatagtttagtttttattaaatagcttttagtttagttttttccagcagtttataagtagtttataattagtttctgcaagacgattgttgaagatttcaagcttaatcaagacgattctttccgaaattgacaactccggtatttattgtttaattatgctttcttcttcatcatccttcttgttttgtttcagttttattatgagtaacta is a window of Mercurialis annua linkage group LG2, ddMerAnnu1.2, whole genome shotgun sequence DNA encoding:
- the LOC126668393 gene encoding uncharacterized protein LOC126668393; amino-acid sequence: MMLQDVTDPMLCRVFPVTLKASAQKWYSCLKAGSISSFSDLASAFKARFRTNIPMQKSSSDLRKCKQGEKETLKNFVERFNKEAVQIENLKHDTAIEAMKMGTKFEELRDKILMKKPTTFQDLMLIAHKYVELDEARRTLTKQHEHTKQDSSRYRGKKEEERPQTQRYGAGHRPYDFTPLNKAPVYILS